A single window of bacterium DNA harbors:
- a CDS encoding transposase, with protein MGKTRRGFSDEFKREAVRLAYESGRRLSDVARELDVRPDLIRRWRKKLSGGQEGRAPTTEEQE; from the coding sequence ATGGGCAAGACGAGACGGGGCTTTAGTGACGAGTTCAAGCGCGAGGCGGTTCGTCTGGCGTACGAGAGCGGCCGCCGATTGAGCGATGTAGCCCGGGAGCTGGATGTGCGTCCGGATCTGATCCGGCGGTGGCGCAAGAAGCTGAGCGGGGGTCAGGAGGGGCGTGCGCCGACGACAGAAGAGCAGGAG
- a CDS encoding cysteine synthase family protein, translated as MPEIQSSVLERIGDTPLIELGPVVPEDCARILLKVESENPTGSMKDRMALAMIEAAEKDGRLKEGGHVIEYTAGSTGVSLAMICAAKGYKLSIVTSDAFSAEKLSHMAAFGADLTIVRSVEGRMDAALTRNMIEAARQITEETGGFWTDQLENADQLSAYHKMGTEIWEQTGGEVDAFVHFTGTAASSRGVSEALHGYNPDIHCVAVEPAESAVLSGSDPGAHKIEGVGAGFVVPLWRPEAIDEIATVSTEESMEMARRLAKIEAIFAGTSTGGNVAAALEVGRRLGPGATVVTVMCDSGMKYLSKEPYSGGLEASARDWNGARE; from the coding sequence ATGCCCGAGATCCAATCCTCCGTGCTCGAGCGCATCGGCGACACCCCGTTGATCGAGCTCGGGCCGGTTGTTCCCGAGGACTGCGCGAGAATCCTGCTGAAGGTTGAGTCAGAGAATCCGACCGGCAGCATGAAGGATCGCATGGCCCTGGCAATGATCGAAGCCGCCGAGAAGGACGGCCGGCTGAAGGAGGGCGGCCACGTCATCGAGTACACGGCGGGCAGCACCGGGGTCTCACTCGCGATGATCTGTGCGGCCAAGGGCTACAAGCTCAGTATCGTCACATCAGACGCGTTCAGTGCCGAGAAACTGAGCCACATGGCGGCCTTTGGCGCCGACCTGACGATCGTGCGCAGCGTCGAGGGGCGCATGGATGCGGCCCTGACCCGGAACATGATCGAAGCGGCCCGCCAGATCACCGAGGAGACCGGCGGCTTCTGGACCGATCAGCTTGAAAACGCGGACCAGCTCAGCGCGTACCACAAGATGGGTACCGAGATCTGGGAGCAGACGGGGGGTGAAGTGGATGCGTTCGTCCATTTCACCGGTACCGCCGCATCTTCGCGCGGCGTCTCCGAAGCCCTTCACGGATACAACCCTGACATTCATTGCGTGGCGGTCGAGCCCGCCGAATCCGCGGTGCTGTCGGGAAGCGATCCGGGGGCCCACAAGATAGAAGGGGTGGGAGCGGGCTTCGTGGTTCCGCTGTGGAGGCCTGAAGCGATTGATGAGATCGCGACCGTCTCGACGGAGGAGTCGATGGAGATGGCCCGGCGACTTGCGAAGATCGAGGCGATCTTTGCGGGCACGTCTACCGGGGGCAACGTCGCCGCGGCACTCGAGGTGGGACGGCGCTTGGGTCCTGGCGCGACCGTCGTGACGGTGATGTGCGACTCGGGGATGAAGTATCTCTCGAAGGAACCCTACAGCGGCGGGCTGGAAGCTTCCGCCAGGGACTGGAACGGCGCCAGGGAATGA
- a CDS encoding winged helix-turn-helix transcriptional regulator, whose protein sequence is MVGATRTKRASVPELCCTLDLSKAEEKRLVRMFKALGNPIRFEIMKFLLTHPGCITGDLVDHLPIAQATVSQHLKVLRDAGWIEGKIQGPATCYCIVVEHVEWFRERVSAVF, encoded by the coding sequence ATGGTTGGAGCTACTCGTACAAAAAGGGCGAGCGTGCCCGAGCTCTGTTGCACTCTCGACCTCAGCAAGGCCGAGGAGAAACGACTGGTGCGGATGTTCAAAGCACTCGGCAACCCCATCCGCTTCGAGATCATGAAGTTTCTCCTGACCCACCCGGGGTGCATCACCGGCGACCTGGTCGACCACTTGCCGATCGCCCAAGCGACCGTCTCTCAACACCTCAAGGTGTTGCGAGACGCCGGTTGGATCGAGGGCAAGATCCAGGGGCCGGCGACCTGCTACTGCATCGTGGTCGAGCACGTCGAGTGGTTCCGCGAAAGAGTCTCCGCGGTTTTTTGA
- a CDS encoding cupin domain-containing protein codes for MKVPYRYYRADELALRADVPGARFFEVSLERSMLTYFELEPGASFPEHSHESEQITLVLSGHLVFDMGGEEVVVGPREAIAIPGDMPHAVRSVDSVVAVDAWSPPAERLRARPTARGNLHGHDVRGC; via the coding sequence ATGAAAGTACCATACCGCTACTACCGAGCAGACGAGCTAGCGCTGCGTGCCGATGTCCCCGGGGCGCGTTTCTTCGAGGTCTCGCTGGAGCGGTCGATGCTCACGTACTTCGAACTGGAGCCGGGAGCCTCGTTTCCCGAGCACAGCCACGAGAGCGAGCAGATCACCCTCGTGCTATCCGGTCATCTCGTTTTCGACATGGGGGGCGAGGAGGTCGTCGTTGGACCGCGGGAGGCAATCGCGATTCCCGGCGACATGCCCCACGCCGTGCGCAGCGTCGACTCGGTGGTGGCCGTTGACGCGTGGTCGCCGCCCGCGGAGAGGCTCCGCGCTCGGCCCACAGCACGAGGCAATCTGCACGGGCATGACGTCCGAGGCTGCTGA